GTGTCGGCTGAAATTTGAAATCACTCATATCTCCTGCTGATGTGGGAACATCTTTCCTGACAACTGATTGTACAGTTGGAATGGCAGGATTGTAAGCATTGGAAAGCGGCGCTGTGAACGTGATCGTCATCGATGGAACTGGCGATGTCTGGTTTGGCGCTTGGTTCAGCATCCCATTTGATTGAGGAGCGACTGCACTGGTTTGCCCCATATTGCTCATCATGGCATTCATAAGCATGAAGAAAAATGAATTCGGATCCGCAGCACTGGTCATCGGATTGTTGGTATTGCCCATAGGATTGGCAGTCGGCATCATCCTGGACATCGAACTCATCATCATGTAAGAAAGTAAATTAGAAGAAATCGGAGACGTCATGGAAACTGAACACATCCTTTATGTAAGTGAAGATGATTTCATTATACGGATTAAGAAAGAAAAAAGAATGGGATAATTGAGGGGAGTAAAAATGATAACAAGAGAGAAATGAACGAAAAATAGACAATAATAACTACTTCGTCACATAATAGATTAAACTCTGTTATTCCAAAAAGGAGAGGATATCTATGCATGATTTACTTTGCGGGAAATTACTGGGTGATGGCTGTTTGACCAAGCAGTTGGGCAGAAAACCAAGATTTCAATTTACGCATTGTAAACAAGATAAAGGATGGAGTGAACATTGCTATGAGTCCCTTTCTTCTTTTCTTCCTTTAAATCCTCCTAAATATAGAAAGTTAATTGATTCTCGAACTACTGCAGGCTATACAGAGAGTTATATTGTTCAATCACGTACTTCTGAAGAATTTTGTCGACTTTATGAAATTTGGTATCCTCTATCCCAAAAAACTCTTCCAATACCTTACATCCAAAAACACTTTACTGATAGATCCCTTGCTTGGTGGTATCAAGATGATGGACATCTTAAACAGCAAAGAGGAATTCCTCGAAAAATCATTCTATCGACTGATAGCTTTTCTAAGAAAGAAAATCTCTTCCTGATTGATTTTTTAAAGAAAAAATATGGTTTAGCATTCTCACTAGACAATCAAAATCGTCTGCTTTTGTACGACCAATTTCAAATCATCTACTTTTTAAAATTAGTTGATCCTTATCTTCATGAATCAATGAGCAGGAAAAAATCTCCTCCAGGAACTCAGAGAAAAATTGCAGCTCGTACTTCTATCTATCTACCCAACAATATTGTTCTCATAAAACCAACTTCAGAAATCAATTCTCAATATGAAAAACTCCCATTATTAATCAAAATAATTTCGGATCATCACGGATTTTTCAAGTGGTATAGCTTTATCTCTAAACAAACGAGAATCACAAATGGCTATCAAATCAGAATTGAAGCTGATCATAGAAAAGTTTTAGAACGGTTAAGGGTTGAAAGTGGGTTAAGTGTCAGTCAATTGACGATGTGCTGTTTTAATCTATAGGTAAAAGCTGCAAGGCGTTAATCTACCTGTTATCGCCTTACAGCTTTTCAATTAGCCTCTGCTATCTATGTTGCTTCCGATATGCGGCTGCACAGATAGCTCCATCGCTTTTGTATTGGACTCTTGGAGCATCTTGATAACGCCTTGCCCATTCGATTCTGCCTGATCCATCACTTTTTTCATAACTGACACATTTGCTTCCTGCCGGACATTTACTTGGCTTAACGTCATTGATAATGCAGCAATATCCATTTGATGACCTCCCTATCATTTTAATCATTGCCGTAGTAATTGAAGCACAGCCTGCGGTTGCTGATTGGCATGCACCAGCATCGCCTGTGCTGACTGGACAAGAATTGAGTGCTTTGTTCGTTCAGTCAACTCTTTAGCTATATCTGTATCCCGGATACGAGATTCCGCTGCAGTCAGATTCATCATTGTGTTGCCAATATTGTTCTCGGTATGTTCCAATGCATTTTGATAAGCACCGAACTTAGATCGTTCTTCAGTCACTTTCGCCAATGCTTCATCTATTATTGAAATGGCTTTTTCTGCCTTTGTTTGCGACGTGAATTCTAGTTCGTCAATTCCCAAAGCAACTGTCCGAACATCAGTGAGTTCCACTTTCATATGGTCTTCTGTATTTGCACCCACTTGGAATGTTAAACTGTTTTCATCTTCATCAGCGGAAGTTACCGATTGTGAAGTCAATTGAATTCCCAGATTCGATTTTAAACTGAATGTGGAAGAGCTTATACCTCCAGTGTTTCTGATTTCCACTTGCCATATACCTTCAATCGGATCATTAAAGGTCATAGCCTCATTCGAAGCCGCATATCCGTTATACGTTGCAGAAGATGCCGAATCAGTTGCACCAATTGTTTGAGTACTACTGCCTCCCATTGTGCCGCTGTATCCGAATTCGTGTCCTGTAGGTGAAATAATATTCATATCCGGCCATTCCGCCCCGGAAATAGTTCCGAACATGGCTTCCACTGTTAATGGCTCAGTATTTGATGGCAATACATTAATATAGCCGGCGACTAATTGTTCTCCAGGCTGAACAGTCACTTCAATCTCTTTCGCCACTTTCACCGGCTCTGATTTCCCCACATTAAGCAGTTTAATACTATTGAATTCCGTGTTATTTGCTATGTCGTTAATACTTTTCTTTATTTGACCAACTTCTGCTTGGATTTGCACTCTATCCGTATTGGTTAAAGTTCCGTTTGCTGCTTGAACAGCCAATTCCCTCAAACGCTGAAGATGAGGGTTACTTACCTTTGCCAGTCCGCTTTCTGCAGTCTGAAGGAGGGAAATCCCATCTTTCACGTTTCGCTCAGCCTGTGCCAATCCGCGGATTTGTCCCCGCATTTTTTCAGATATGGCTAATCCGGCTGCATCGTCTTTAGCCTGATTGATCCGCAAACCGCTCGCTAGCTTTTCAGCGGAATTCATAGTCTGTTTGGAAGCGTTGGAAAGCCGATTATATGTATGTAATGCTGCGATGTTATGATTTATACGCATCTTCTTATGCTCCGGTTCTGATTAGTTTTAATGGAAAAGAGACTCTAGCAAAACTAGAATCTCTTTTAACCCTTTTGAAATTAACGCAGTAATTGAAGTACAGCTTGTGGTTGCTGGTTGGCTTGCTTTGCCGCTATATCTTTCGATCATAGAATAGACTATATCTTCACCCTTAAGTTCTTAAGGGGCTGGGCACTTCGAATGGCGCTTGCCACCCTACGGATTTCATCGTCATAGCTTAGCCTTAGACGGTTTATCCTAGTCGTTGAACCTTCTCCACTCTTTCGAGACAGGAGCTTGGCTGCTGATTATCCATTGGTCCATCCTCATCATTTTCAGACCGTCACATCTGCCGTTTCCAGCTTTGTTGTGGTTGATGAAGCTTTAGGAAGTTCCAGCAATTCACCCAGTTATGCTCTGACCCGTTACCCGGCCAGACGCCCTGCAATCATTTATCTCAACAGCTGTAAAACTGCTTGAGGTAGTTGATTGGATTGAGCCAACATTGCTTGTGCTGCTTGTGCAAGAATCGAGTTCTTAGTCTGGTTCATCATTTCTTTCGCCATCGTGCGAACATTTACTTTCATAAATGACTAGACTATATCTTCACCCTCTAGTGTCAGTAGGGGTCGGGCACTTCGGATCACCAATGCTGATGTACACTGATTCCCCTACGGATTTCATCACCATAGCTTGCGCCTTAGATGGTTTATCCTAGTCGTTGAACCTTCTCCACTCTTTCAAGACAGGAGCTTGGCTGCTGATTGCCCAATCTTTCATTTTTTCAAGCCGTCACGTCTGCCGTTTCCAGCTCCGTTGTGGCAATAAAAGCTCTAAGGGATTTCCAGCAATTCACCCGATTGTAATCTCTGGCTGTTACCGGCCAGGACGACTGTACCTCTGCCTGCTTACGCGGCTTTGGCATAATCAACGTCGCGAATGCGTGATTCCGCTGCCGTTAAGTTTTCAGCAGATGTTCCAAGATTGTTGATTGTGTGATCTAAACGGTTTTGGTTCGCACCAAGTTTAGATCGTTCAGAAGAAACTGTTTCGATTGCGTTGTTAATTGTTGTAATTGCACCGTCAGCAGCTGTTTGTGATGAAATATCAATACCAAGAGTTCCCTTGACACCATCAGCTAGCTTTGCGTCAGTCTCTATAAGAAGGGCTCCAGTACCATCCCCTCCATAGTAACCTGCCGCTGCTGTTTCATCGACATCAACAGTTGTTGTATTATCCGCCACAGCAGCTTTCCAAGTTGCAACTACAGTTGTACCATCACTTCCAATAAGTGTCCCAGCAGTATTACTTGAGGTGTACTCTGTACCTACTTGAAGTGCTTCAGAACGCATATCATTTACAGACAAAGTAAGGTTTTGACCTTCATTTGCACCGATATGGAAAGTTCCAGTAAATTTGCCATCTAGCAATGTTTTTGTGTTGAACTCAGTATTATTGCCAATTCTAGAGATTTCTGACGCAAGTTCATTTACTTCCTTTTGAAGTTCCTTACGATCAGTGTCTGTGTTTGTATCGTTGGCAGATTGAACAGCCAATTCACGCATACGCTGCAGGATATCGTGAGTCTCGTTCAATGCGCCTTCAGCTGTCTGCATTAACGAAATGCCGTCTTGCGCATTTGCTGAAGCTTGCTCCAACCCGCGAATCTGTCCGCGCATTTTTTCAGAGATTGAGAGTCCAGCTGCATCGTCTGACGCTTTGTTGATCCGAAGACCAGAAGACAATTTCTCCATGCTGTTTGACTGAGCGTTAGTTGCACTGCTCAACTGACGGTGCGTGTTCAAAGCTGTGATGTTGTGATTGATAATCATTTGTTCATTACCTCCGTGTAATTTGATTTGTATTTTGTAAGAGCCCAAATCCGTTTGAACTTCCTTACACTATCTTTATCGGAGAATTGGAAAGAATGTTTAGCGTTTTTTGAAATTATTTTCAAACAATCAAAAAAGAGGACTGCAATGACTGCAATCCCCTTCCATTCACTTATTCCGCAAGCTTAAGAAATCACTCAAGTTAATAACATTCGATGTCGCCCGCCTGTTTTCTTCCTGAATCTCCAAATACACTTCTTTCCGGTGCACGGTGATATGTTGTGGGGCGGTGATTCCGAGTTTAATTGTATCCCCATCAACAGCGGTGACGGTGATTTCGATATCATCATCAATGATAATCGATTCACCTTTTTTTCTTCCCAACACAAGCAT
Above is a genomic segment from Planococcus lenghuensis containing:
- a CDS encoding YjfB family protein, whose amino-acid sequence is MDIAALSMTLSQVNVRQEANVSVMKKVMDQAESNGQGVIKMLQESNTKAMELSVQPHIGSNIDSRG
- a CDS encoding flagellin N-terminal helical domain-containing protein; this encodes MRINHNIAALHTYNRLSNASKQTMNSAEKLASGLRINQAKDDAAGLAISEKMRGQIRGLAQAERNVKDGISLLQTAESGLAKVSNPHLQRLRELAVQAANGTLTNTDRVQIQAEVGQIKKSINDIANNTEFNSIKLLNVGKSEPVKVAKEIEVTVQPGEQLVAGYINVLPSNTEPLTVEAMFGTISGAEWPDMNIISPTGHEFGYSGTMGGSSTQTIGATDSASSATYNGYAASNEAMTFNDPIEGIWQVEIRNTGGISSSTFSLKSNLGIQLTSQSVTSADEDENSLTFQVGANTEDHMKVELTDVRTVALGIDELEFTSQTKAEKAISIIDEALAKVTEERSKFGAYQNALEHTENNIGNTMMNLTAAESRIRDTDIAKELTERTKHSILVQSAQAMLVHANQQPQAVLQLLRQ
- a CDS encoding flagellin; translation: MKVNVRTMAKEMMNQTKNSILAQAAQAMLAQSNQLPQAVLQLLR
- a CDS encoding flagellin N-terminal helical domain-containing protein, which codes for MIINHNITALNTHRQLSSATNAQSNSMEKLSSGLRINKASDDAAGLSISEKMRGQIRGLEQASANAQDGISLMQTAEGALNETHDILQRMRELAVQSANDTNTDTDRKELQKEVNELASEISRIGNNTEFNTKTLLDGKFTGTFHIGANEGQNLTLSVNDMRSEALQVGTEYTSSNTAGTLIGSDGTTVVATWKAAVADNTTTVDVDETAAAGYYGGDGTGALLIETDAKLADGVKGTLGIDISSQTAADGAITTINNAIETVSSERSKLGANQNRLDHTINNLGTSAENLTAAESRIRDVDYAKAA
- the csrA gene encoding carbon storage regulator CsrA; translated protein: MLVLGRKKGESIIIDDDIEITVTAVDGDTIKLGITAPQHITVHRKEVYLEIQEENRRATSNVINLSDFLSLRNK